In a single window of the Candidatus Eisenbacteria bacterium genome:
- a CDS encoding PHP domain-containing protein — protein sequence MPQIYADMHVHSLYSDGRVSPEDLLLSAAYAGLSVLALTDHDTVDGIEPMRVALSGDAPRIVPGVELSCTEGDREIHLLGYWIDPEHRPLRRELRRIRDARIDRAQNIVDRLREHQIALEFDDVMALTRNGLVGRLHIAEVMRRSGHVPDLQAAFRDYLGDGRPAVVPKRFLTPEEGIRIIRDAGGVAVLAHPGIGGVAGMAGRLKEQGLHGLEVWHPKHTHRENERFAELCTTLGLVPTGGSDYHGSHTGTGTLGYFGLTLEGYERLAGSASIS from the coding sequence TTGCCGCAGATCTACGCCGACATGCACGTCCACTCTCTCTACTCCGACGGACGGGTCTCGCCGGAGGATCTCCTCCTGAGCGCCGCCTATGCGGGGCTCTCCGTGCTGGCGCTCACCGATCACGACACGGTGGACGGCATCGAACCGATGCGCGTCGCCTTGTCCGGCGACGCTCCTCGGATCGTCCCCGGGGTGGAACTCTCCTGCACGGAGGGCGACCGGGAAATCCATCTCCTCGGTTACTGGATCGATCCGGAACACCGACCCCTCCGGCGCGAGTTACGAAGAATCCGCGACGCCAGGATCGACCGCGCCCAGAACATAGTTGACCGCTTGCGAGAGCATCAGATAGCGTTGGAGTTCGACGATGTGATGGCGCTCACCCGGAACGGTCTGGTCGGGCGCCTCCACATCGCCGAGGTGATGCGCCGGTCCGGCCATGTCCCGGACCTGCAGGCCGCGTTCCGTGACTATCTCGGCGACGGACGGCCCGCCGTGGTGCCCAAACGGTTCCTGACTCCCGAGGAGGGGATCCGGATCATTCGGGACGCCGGGGGCGTCGCCGTGCTGGCCCACCCCGGGATCGGTGGGGTGGCCGGAATGGCGGGGCGGCTGAAGGAACAGGGGCTTCACGGCCTGGAGGTTTGGCACCCCAAGCACACGCACCGGGAGAACGAACGGTTTGCCGAGCTTTGTACCACTCTCGGCCTCGTCCCGACCGGAGGATCCGATTACCACGGTAGCCACACCGGCACCGGCACCCTCGGTTACTTCGGGCTCACCCTGGAGGGATACGAGCGTCTCGCCGGTTCGGCGTCCATCTCCTAG
- a CDS encoding CvpA family protein — MDAHWADLVIGAVLLVLFLRGLFRGLVKELFALAAILAGWLVATRYHLAVGSLVGVRSDGEALLARAILFALVFLVTAVLVRLIGHAVHKVLSDSPLGWLNRLLGGAVGVAFGVILIGVILLVIVTYLPAGGRVLEGSSLVGPITRVTRVLAKTLPDEASELFDRNFRGKHPSIPEDVEGFV; from the coding sequence ATGGACGCGCATTGGGCGGACTTGGTGATCGGGGCGGTGCTTCTCGTCCTCTTTTTGCGGGGGCTTTTCCGCGGTCTGGTGAAGGAGCTGTTCGCGCTGGCTGCGATTCTCGCCGGCTGGCTGGTCGCGACGCGATACCACCTCGCCGTCGGTTCGCTCGTCGGCGTTCGCTCAGACGGCGAAGCGCTCTTGGCGCGGGCGATCCTCTTCGCTCTCGTCTTTCTCGTGACGGCGGTTCTGGTCCGGCTGATCGGCCACGCGGTGCACAAGGTGCTGAGCGATTCCCCGCTCGGCTGGTTGAATCGGCTCCTCGGCGGGGCGGTGGGGGTCGCCTTCGGCGTGATCCTGATCGGCGTGATCCTCTTGGTGATCGTCACCTATCTTCCCGCCGGGGGACGGGTTCTGGAGGGCTCCTCCTTGGTCGGCCCGATCACCCGTGTGACCCGGGTGCTCGCCAAGACGCTCCCCGACGAGGCGAGCGAACTTTTCGATCGAAACTTCCGGGGGAAACACCCGTCGATCCCGGAGGATGTAGAAGGTTTCGTGTAA
- a CDS encoding phosphomannomutase/phosphoglucomutase, which yields MNPLIFREYDIRGVVENELTPEVVERIAKAIGTYVRRRYTGEVVVGRDVRLSSPRLASEILAGLRAVGLDCVDIGTVPTPLLYYAVTRGGEDSYAAGVMITGSHNPPEFNGIKICHGTTPIFGPAIQEIRKLAEAEDFESGEGALRTDDVVPDYIDEVAAGLRLARPVRVAVDCGNGTAGPVAIPLLRKIGCDVIPLFEEPDGRFPNHHPDPTVPKYIRALIEEVKKSGCELGVGYDGDSDRIGAVDEKGDILFGDTLAGVFARSVLAKKPGTIVFDVKCSVGLVEAIRDAGGTPLMWKTGHSHLKQKMKDERAPFAGEMSGHVFFADRYYGYDDAIYASARLIEIVAAGGRPLSAIAAEIPRYHSTPEIRIDCPDSRKFTVVEAIQKKFRATHDVVDIDGARVNFDEGWGLVRASNTQPVLVLRFEAKTTDALAEIRDTLVGAIREQGVEVPEEALE from the coding sequence ATGAATCCTTTGATCTTTCGTGAGTACGACATCCGCGGCGTGGTGGAGAATGAACTCACGCCGGAAGTGGTGGAACGGATCGCCAAGGCGATCGGCACGTATGTCCGCAGGCGCTACACCGGCGAGGTGGTGGTGGGACGGGACGTGCGGCTCAGCTCTCCCCGCCTCGCCTCGGAGATCCTCGCGGGGCTGCGCGCGGTGGGCCTCGACTGCGTGGACATCGGAACGGTCCCCACGCCTCTCCTTTATTACGCCGTGACGCGCGGCGGCGAGGATTCCTACGCCGCGGGCGTGATGATCACCGGCAGCCACAACCCGCCCGAATTCAACGGAATCAAGATCTGCCACGGCACGACGCCCATCTTCGGCCCCGCGATCCAGGAGATCCGGAAGCTGGCGGAGGCGGAGGATTTCGAGAGCGGTGAAGGCGCCCTACGCACCGACGACGTGGTTCCCGACTACATCGACGAGGTGGCGGCGGGCCTCCGCCTCGCGCGTCCGGTGCGTGTCGCCGTGGACTGCGGCAACGGGACGGCGGGGCCGGTGGCGATCCCCCTCCTCCGCAAGATCGGCTGCGACGTGATCCCTCTCTTCGAGGAGCCGGACGGCCGTTTCCCCAACCATCACCCGGACCCCACGGTGCCCAAGTACATCCGGGCGCTGATCGAGGAAGTCAAGAAAAGCGGTTGCGAGCTGGGCGTCGGTTACGACGGCGACTCGGACCGGATCGGCGCGGTGGACGAGAAGGGGGACATCCTCTTCGGCGACACGCTGGCGGGCGTCTTCGCCCGTTCCGTGCTGGCGAAGAAACCGGGGACGATCGTTTTTGACGTAAAATGCAGCGTCGGGCTCGTCGAGGCGATCCGTGACGCGGGGGGCACTCCTCTGATGTGGAAGACGGGCCACAGCCATCTGAAGCAGAAGATGAAGGACGAGCGGGCTCCCTTCGCCGGAGAGATGAGCGGTCATGTGTTTTTCGCCGACCGTTACTACGGCTACGACGACGCCATCTACGCCTCCGCCCGGCTGATCGAGATCGTGGCCGCGGGTGGGAGGCCCCTCTCGGCGATCGCCGCCGAGATTCCCCGCTACCACTCCACGCCGGAGATCCGGATCGACTGTCCCGACAGCCGGAAGTTCACCGTGGTGGAGGCGATTCAGAAGAAGTTCCGCGCCACCCATGACGTCGTCGACATCGACGGCGCCCGGGTGAATTTCGACGAAGGATGGGGGCTCGTGCGCGCCTCCAACACACAGCCCGTCTTGGTTCTTCGCTTCGAGGCGAAGACGACGGATGCCCTCGCCGAGATCCGGGATACTCTGGTCGGCGCGATCCGCGAACAAGGGGTGGAGGTTCCGGAGGAGGCGCTCGAATAG